The following proteins come from a genomic window of Salvia hispanica cultivar TCC Black 2014 chromosome 4, UniMelb_Shisp_WGS_1.0, whole genome shotgun sequence:
- the LOC125223611 gene encoding uncharacterized protein LOC125223611: MEAVGSRQSRASSRYASGPSPPVFTGRVRKWRKQWVTSPAATVSKSGKRNDAPPLRLCRWTPLSAADDPPKRRQFRYAPIVPIEKGKMKSVENEKEEPPQEINEDEEAESNTAEPEM, translated from the exons ATGGAAGCCGTGGGGTCCAGACAGAGCCGCGCCTCCTCCCGCTACGCCTCCGGCCCCTCGCCGCCGGTCTTCACCGGCCGCGTCAGGAAGTGGAGGAAGCAGTGGGTCACCTCCCCCGCCGCCACCGTTTCCAAATCCGGCAAGCGCAACGACGCGCCGCCCCTCCGTCTCTGCCGCTGGACCCCCCTATCCGCCGCCGATGACCCGCCCAAGCGCCGCCAATTCCGCTACGCTCCG ATTGTTCCCATTGAGAAggggaaaatgaaaagtgtgGAGAATGAAAAGGAAGAACCACCTCAG GAAAtcaatgaagatgaagaagcaGAGTCAAACACTGCTGAGCCTGAGATGTGA